From Homo sapiens chromosome 6, GRCh38.p14 Primary Assembly, the proteins below share one genomic window:
- the TAAR8 gene encoding trace amine-associated receptor 8, whose amino-acid sequence MTSNFSQPVVQLCYEDVNGSCIETPYSPGSRVILYTAFSFGSLLAVFGNLLVMTSVLHFKQLHSPTNFLIASLACADFLVGVTVMLFSMVRTVESCWYFGAKFCTLHSCCDVAFCYSSVLHLCFICIDRYIVVTDPLVYATKFTVSVSGICISVSWILPLTYSGAVFYTGVNDDGLEELVSALNCVGGCQIIVSQGWVLIDFLLFFIPTLVMIILYSKIFLIAKQQAIKIETTSSKVESSSESYKIRVAKRERKAAKTLGVTVLAFVISWLPYTVDILIDAFMGFLTPAYIYEICCWSAYYNSAMNPLIYALFYPWFRKAIKLILSGDVLKASSSTISLFLE is encoded by the coding sequence ATGACCAGCAATTTTTCCCAACCTGTTGTGCAGCTTTGCTATGAGGATGTGAATGGATCTTGTATTGAAACTCCCTATTCTCCTGGGTCCCGGGTAATTCTGTACACGGCGTTTAGCTTTGGGTCTTTGCTGGCTGTATTTGGAAATCTCTTAGTAATGACTTCTGTTCTTCATTTTAAGCAGCTGCACTCTCCAACCAATTTTCTCATTGCCTCTCTGGCCTGTGCTGACTTCTTGGTAGGTGTGACTGTGATGCTTTTCAGCATGGTCAGGACGGTGGAGAGCTGCTGGTATTTTGGAGCCAAATTTTGTACTCTTCACAGTTGCTGTGATGTGGCATTTTGTTACTCTTCTGTCCTCCACTTGTGCTTCATCTGCATCGACAGGTACATTGTGGTTACTGATCCCCTGGTCTATGCTACCAAGTTCACCGTGTCTGTGTCGGGAATTTGCATCAGCGTGTCCTGGATTCTGCCTCTCACGTACAGCGGTGCTGTGTTCTACACAGGTGTCAATGATGATGGGCTGGAGGAATTAGTAAGTGCTCTCAACTGCGTAGGTGGCTGTCAAATTATTGTAAGTCAAGGCTGGGTGTTGATAGATTTTCTGTTATTCTTCATACCTACCCTTGTTATGATAATTCTTTACAGTAAGATTTTTCTTATAGCTAAACAACAAGCTATAAAAATTGAAACTACTAGTAGCAAAGTAGAATCATCCTCAGAGAGTTATAAAATCAGAGTGGccaagagagagaggaaagcagCTAAAACCCTGGGGGTCACGGtactagcatttgttatttcatGGTTACCGTATACAGTTGATATATTAATTGATGCCTTTATGGGCTTCCTGACCCCTGCCTATATCTATGAAATTTGCTGTTGGAGTGCTTATTATAACTCAGCCATGAATCCTTTGATTTATGCTCTATTTTATCCTTGGTTTAGGAAAGccataaaacttattttaagtgGAGATGTTTTAAAGGCTAGTTCATCAACCATtagtttatttttagaataa